A DNA window from Nitrospira sp. contains the following coding sequences:
- a CDS encoding conserved exported protein of unknown function (Evidence 4 : Unknown function but conserved in other organisms; MaGe:77310169) — MKSTLKLIIFLLPFLLLTTPSCSPISKSAVEPNHKIMIDPSTRKETLPAWLWYAGTRAYWMEKAFFERFPGEKTYKHTFDEEIAAREGCARLWQKLKSNDGRSDPYLDDLVSIHQTGFMREYVWLYFRELNWSKPADLRQTDFEQWRNIHLKTHAPETKATAIP, encoded by the coding sequence ATGAAGAGCACTTTGAAACTCATCATTTTCCTGTTACCATTTTTACTGCTAACTACGCCAAGCTGCTCTCCCATCTCCAAGAGTGCGGTTGAGCCAAACCACAAGATCATGATTGATCCATCCACCAGGAAAGAGACGCTTCCAGCCTGGTTGTGGTATGCCGGCACCCGCGCTTACTGGATGGAGAAAGCATTTTTTGAACGTTTCCCAGGAGAGAAAACTTACAAACATACGTTCGATGAAGAAATTGCAGCTAGGGAAGGGTGTGCGCGGCTTTGGCAGAAATTAAAATCAAATGACGGGAGGAGCGACCCCTACCTCGATGACCTTGTGTCAATTCATCAAACCGGATTCATGCGTGAGTATGTCTGGCTTTACTTTAGAGAACTCAATTGGAGCAAGCCTGCTGACCTTAGACAAACCGACTTCGAGCAGTGGCGGAACATACACCTAAAAACTCACGCGCCTGAAACCAAAGCCACGGCAATTCCGTAG
- a CDS encoding hypothetical protein (Evidence 5 : Unknown function; MaGe:77310170) yields MNDGAPPMVVEHNLDVIKSTNWVIDLGPEGESVTL; encoded by the coding sequence ATGAACGACGGCGCCCCCCCTATGGTCGTAGAACACAATCTGGACGTGATCAAATCAACCAACTGGGTCATCGACCTCGGCCCCGAAGGTGAGAGCGTCACCTTATGA
- a CDS encoding Ribonuclease VapC (MaGe:77310171): protein MALPIGGKVLLDTNVLIDFLRAGMHAEWVLGGQGTVVRFISAVALLELRIGADTPKRKKAVDRLHHAFQSGRILGLTPSILDHAGRLFRTLYGNASGLHDRLGPMNDLLIALTAREIGATVVTGNVLEFRRIAGKAPGLKIIAP, encoded by the coding sequence ATGGCCTTACCAATAGGTGGCAAGGTCTTGCTTGACACGAACGTTCTCATTGATTTTCTCCGTGCAGGAATGCACGCAGAGTGGGTTTTAGGCGGCCAGGGGACCGTCGTTCGATTTATCTCCGCAGTCGCACTGCTTGAGCTTCGAATCGGCGCGGACACCCCTAAGCGCAAGAAAGCCGTTGATCGGCTACACCATGCATTCCAATCCGGGCGCATCCTCGGCTTGACACCTTCGATTCTTGACCACGCTGGACGACTCTTTCGCACCTTGTACGGCAATGCATCTGGATTGCACGACCGGCTGGGACCAATGAACGATCTGCTCATCGCCCTCACAGCCAGAGAGATCGGCGCAACCGTCGTCACTGGCAACGTGCTGGAATTCCGTCGCATCGCAGGGAAAGCCCCTGGCCTCAAGATCATCGCGCCCTAG
- a CDS encoding hypothetical protein (Evidence 4 : Unknown function but conserved in other organisms; MaGe:77310172) translates to MSVALKHKHLVLDQRKINAAKRYFGVTSEQEAIDKALSLLVEEQRLSKALRPLKGVLKGDERPWPYQ, encoded by the coding sequence ATGAGCGTTGCACTGAAACACAAACATCTGGTGCTAGACCAACGAAAGATCAATGCGGCGAAGCGATACTTCGGGGTTACGTCCGAGCAGGAAGCGATCGACAAGGCCCTCTCCCTCCTCGTCGAGGAGCAACGACTCAGTAAGGCCTTGCGACCACTGAAGGGAGTCTTGAAGGGCGACGAGCGACCATGGCCTTACCAATAG